A single region of the Syngnathus typhle isolate RoL2023-S1 ecotype Sweden unplaced genomic scaffold, RoL_Styp_1.0 HiC_scaffold_27, whole genome shotgun sequence genome encodes:
- the LOC133147040 gene encoding E3 SUMO-protein ligase ZBED1-like, protein MASDEDICSPLGLKSFVWRHFGFQKKDGSTDKRRAVCKFCHAVIKYSGNTTNLAAHLKKKHDISPSSSDRENNTDTTPSVNTFFPQMLSKNSKRAKSITAAISYHICKDLRQFSSVEGEGFSELMNTLEPRYTIPSRQYFSETRVPRLYTCVKAEVLHELKEAGRVAITADGWTSRSTEAYISVCEDDMPLIKEMKQTMAKELKHRYTDVQERRDAMFKNIINEAAHLWDQKEDTQAHDGTAMEETHTTHPSEEACDDELHASEYVPVSKKNKAMEDLFGDTYTASSNFVKTSKQLAEMEVYRYKETELLTLKGNLLEWWGSHEMEFPLLANLAKTYLCIPATSVPSERVFSTAGDIVRSERSVLTPEHVDHLIFLKKNLTKNALILIIINNNKFQCTKQTCDKLLLIFYYMYYWPY, encoded by the exons ATGGCTAGTGACGAGGACATTTGCTCCCCCTTAGGCTTAAAATCGTTCGTTTGGAGGCACTTCGGATTCCAGAAAAAAGATGGATCAACGGACAAGAGGCGTGCTGTTTGCAAattctgccatgcggtgataaaatactctgggaacaccacaaatctcgccgcacatctaaaaaaaaaacacgacatctctCCCTCAAGCAGCGACCGCGAAAACAACACAGACACGACGCCCTCCGTGAAcacatttttcccccaaatgcTAAGTAAAAACTCTAAACGAGCTAAATCCATCACTGCTGCAATTTCATATCATATTTGTAAAGACTTGAGACAGTTTAGTAGCGTGGAGGGTGAGGGATTTTCCGAGTTGATGAATACGCTAGAGCCCAGATATACAATACCATCGAGACAGTACTTTAGTGAAACACGTGTACCACGTCTATATACCTGTGTTAAAGCGGAGGTATTACACGAACTAAAGGAAGCAGGACGGGTTGCTATCACTGCAGATGGATGGACTTCTCGCTCAACTGAAGCCTACATTAG TGTCTGTGAGGATGACATGCCACTGAtcaaagaaatgaaacaaacaatGGCCAAAGAGCTCAAGCATCGTTACACAGATGTCCAAGAA AGGAGGGATGCCATGTTCAAGAATATCATAAATGAGGCTGCACACTTGTGGGACCAAAAA GAAGACACACAGGCTCATGATGGCACTGCAATGGAGGAAACTCACACAACACACCCATCTGAAGAGGCATGTGATGATGAGCTCCATGCTTCAG aATATGTTCCTgtctcaaaaaaaaacaaagcaatggaGGATCTGTTTGGGGACACATACACTGCGAGCAGCAACTTCGTGAAAACATCCAAGCAGCTGGCAGAGATGGAAGTATATAGATACAAAGAGACTGAATTATTAACACTCAAAGGTAATCTGTTAGAATGGTGGGGAAGTCATGAAATGGAGTTTCCCCTCCTTGCAAATCTAGCCAAAACCTATCTCTGTATTCCTGCAACAAGCGTGCCCTCCGAGCGTGTATTCAGCACTGCAGGTGACATTGTCCGCTCAGAACGTAGTGTTTTGACACCTGAGCATGTCGATCACTTGATTTTCTTGAAGAAGAACCTAACAAAGAACGcactaatattaataataataaataataataaatttcaATGCACTAAGCAAACATGTGACAAACTACTTTTGATTTTTTACTACATGTATTATTGGCCATATTGA